The nucleotide sequence ACTCTGCTTTCATCCGAAGGGAAGATCTCGCTGGAGCGCGATGCGAAATACTCGACAATCCGGATTGGGCAAACGCTGCGCATTGTTTCGTCTACCGAATTAAGCATACCGCTTTACGCAAGAGTGCTAGCGAGAAAAGGAAATAGTATACAACTAGAAATTCTTTCAAAAAATGATGAGTCGTCGCCAAGCTAGGACTTCTGCCCTAGCTATTTTGGTTTTGGCGTAAACTTTAAACTCAGCGAATTTATACAATAGCGCTGATCGGTTGGTACTTGAAAGCCCTCTCCTTCAAATACATGTCCAAGATGGCCACCACAGTTGCTGCAGGTCACCTCGGTGCGCTGCATACCGTGGCTGGTATCAGCGTGGAACGTGACGCTGCCAGGCCGGGCATCGTAAAAGCTCGGCCAGCCACAACGCGCATCAAACTTGGTACTGCTATCAAATAGCACCTGCCCGCAGGCAGCACAGGCATATACTCCGTCGGCGTACAGGCCGTCATATTCTCCAGTAAATGGCGCTTCAGTGGCCTTTTCGCGCAGTACGGCGAATTGCTCGGGCGTAAGAATTTTGCGCCACTCGGCCTCGGAGCGAACTTTACTCACTTTTCCTCCTTACGATCAAAGCCAAGCAAATGAACAATAGCGTATATCACCAGCGCGATAACCAAGAAGTTGACGATGTCATTCAAAAATGTGCCGTAATGCAACACTGCCGGCTTTCCGGCTGGTGTTGTGCCAAGGTGAAGCGTTAAGCCTTTTAAGCCCTCGGCCGAACCGAGTATAAACCCGAGTGGCGGCATAAGAATATTATCAATCAGTGACTTCACCAGCACCGACACCGCACCGCCCAACACCAAACCAATGGCTAGCCCTGCAACGCCCTGCTCGCGAATGAAAGATTTAAAGCCGACAATATGAGTTTTGCTCTTCTCTACCACTACCTTTCGGCGCGGCGTTTTTGGTGCTGCCGACATTTATAACCTTTCTGGCGAAGGAATCCCCAGTACACCCAGGCTATTTTGGAGAATTAGGGTATAGGCATTTACCATATAGGCTCGTTCGGCTTCGCGTTCGTGCCCGATAATTCGGTTGGCTTCGTAGAAACGGTTAAATTGCTGGGTTAACTCATAAAGGTAGGTGCATATAAGATGCGGCGCAAGCTCAGCGACAGCCTTGGTAGTTACGCTGGGGTACTGTAATAGTTTCATAATTAATTGATGTTCATCGGCGGTAATATTGCCAAGCTCAGTGGCCGGCGCCACCGATAGCTTGGCTAAAATGCTTCGTCCGCGAGCATAAGCATATTGGAGGTACGGCCCGGAATTTCCTTCAAGGCTCACAGCTTCATTAATATCAAATATGATATCTCCGCCGATTTTTACCTTTAGCATGGCATACCGCAAGGCACCGGTAATCGTTTCGTCAAGTGCCGTTGTATCCGGACTGCGCTGCAATATGGATTCGCGGAGGGCGTTAAAAATCCACTCAATATTGAGTACTTTACCGGTGCGACTGCTCATCTTGCCGGTACTCAGCTTGACCGTCCCGTGGGGAATGTTGGTGGTTTTCCCACCGAGCTCGGGCAGTACTAGTTCGGCGGCTTTAAAGACTACTCTAAAATATTCGCGCTG is from Verrucomicrobiia bacterium and encodes:
- a CDS encoding MscL family protein; translated protein: MSAAPKTPRRKVVVEKSKTHIVGFKSFIREQGVAGLAIGLVLGGAVSVLVKSLIDNILMPPLGFILGSAEGLKGLTLHLGTTPAGKPAVLHYGTFLNDIVNFLVIALVIYAIVHLLGFDRKEEK
- the msrB gene encoding peptide-methionine (R)-S-oxide reductase MsrB, with protein sequence MSKVRSEAEWRKILTPEQFAVLREKATEAPFTGEYDGLYADGVYACAACGQVLFDSSTKFDARCGWPSFYDARPGSVTFHADTSHGMQRTEVTCSNCGGHLGHVFEGEGFQVPTDQRYCINSLSLKFTPKPK